One Roseimaritima multifibrata DNA window includes the following coding sequences:
- a CDS encoding TIGR02452 family protein, protein MSKLRFGSCVDSDELAGENRRVLEIRYEIAESLGRSALDAIDNGEYLTDDGLVDWSGEIEAAEAAKISIPSDATLPETGRGSEGGGHAETLVTVVNRTTLSAASALVEQGHRPLALNFANGVEPGGGFLRGATAQEETLCRSSALYATLFDDPMYDFHRNHDPAASSDWAILSPDVPVFRNDAGMECDKPWSLSFLTCAAPYAPTVGRLTAEPMLRQRIHRVLSIAEAYRYESLVLGAWGCGVFANDPLQTAKDFRTALESDFAGAFSHVVFAITDWSPQRRYLRPFCDVFSDA, encoded by the coding sequence ATGAGTAAATTGCGATTTGGTTCGTGTGTTGATTCGGATGAATTGGCTGGTGAGAACCGGCGTGTTCTTGAAATTCGCTATGAGATTGCGGAGTCGCTTGGACGTTCGGCTCTTGATGCTATCGATAATGGCGAATACCTGACCGATGATGGGTTGGTCGATTGGTCGGGCGAAATTGAGGCGGCCGAAGCGGCTAAGATTTCGATTCCTTCCGATGCGACTCTTCCGGAAACTGGACGAGGATCGGAAGGTGGCGGGCATGCGGAGACTTTGGTGACCGTTGTGAATCGAACCACTCTGTCCGCCGCTTCTGCACTGGTCGAGCAGGGGCATCGCCCGTTGGCTCTTAACTTTGCAAACGGCGTCGAGCCCGGTGGTGGTTTTTTGAGGGGTGCGACCGCTCAAGAGGAGACGCTTTGCCGATCGAGTGCGCTGTACGCGACTCTGTTCGACGATCCGATGTACGACTTCCATCGCAATCACGATCCGGCCGCTTCAAGCGATTGGGCCATCCTGTCGCCTGACGTACCCGTTTTCCGAAACGATGCGGGCATGGAATGCGATAAACCCTGGTCACTCAGCTTTCTGACCTGTGCAGCGCCGTATGCGCCGACCGTCGGGCGACTGACTGCAGAACCTATGCTTCGCCAACGGATTCACCGCGTGCTCTCGATCGCAGAAGCCTACCGGTACGAGTCGCTCGTGCTGGGCGCGTGGGGATGTGGTGTGTTCGCAAATGATCCGCTGCAAACCGCAAAAGATTTTCGAACCGCCCTCGAAAGCGATTTTGCTGGAGCTTTCTCACACGTGGTCTTTGCCATCACGGATTGGTCGCCGCAGCGCAGGTACTTGCGCCCGTTCTGCGATGTGTTTTCGGATGCGTGA
- a CDS encoding protein kinase domain-containing protein → MSLLLYNGVATAGVDVHHGGEAPCRLGSEKASLEPDSNHEKETEIFESITDRPDGWLLHAWKAGDERAANVLFDRYAIRLVALVASRLNRRFRGSMDPSEIVQSAMGSFFDAARQSRIQVSVSVSLWRLLATFARRKMARSIERQTALKRGGDLGRFALDDVQPQAASDNTSSANDQAGEFLAILKAELPDDLVEIVEGVLAGQTQRELAQTLGIDERTVRRRLSRVRNRLAPDTTITKDAAHVARSTPTLPRVQYNQFVLGKLIGSGGFGKIYRASMQSDGRIVAVKFLRKAFWQSEGARRSFLREINIASKITHPGVIRYLGYGESPHGGPYVISEWIEGHSLQDVVDAAPKRIVDLLLQVCEAIQAVHRAGLVHGDLTPTNVLVDAEDRVTITDFGFSQASSRSASEGFSGSQVLGGTLGFAAPEQIDPAFGSIGPKTDIYAIGGLLHWLLLKKPPNAGESLQEAMAVTLWDLKLGSSAISTVPEPFRRIMLNTLRTSPAERQLNLTDIIGELSAASNDV, encoded by the coding sequence TTGTCTCTCCTCTTGTATAACGGTGTTGCCACCGCTGGTGTAGATGTTCATCACGGTGGCGAAGCACCGTGTCGTCTAGGAAGTGAGAAAGCGAGTTTGGAACCGGACAGCAACCACGAAAAAGAAACCGAAATTTTCGAATCGATCACGGATCGGCCGGATGGTTGGTTGCTGCACGCCTGGAAAGCAGGTGATGAACGAGCTGCCAACGTCCTGTTCGATCGCTACGCAATACGTTTGGTGGCCTTGGTGGCCAGTCGCCTGAACCGACGTTTCCGCGGCTCGATGGATCCGAGCGAAATCGTTCAGTCCGCAATGGGCAGCTTCTTTGATGCCGCCAGACAGAGTCGCATTCAAGTCAGTGTTAGTGTTTCGCTGTGGCGATTGCTCGCAACATTTGCACGTCGCAAAATGGCCCGGTCCATCGAGCGTCAGACGGCGCTCAAACGAGGCGGCGATCTGGGCCGATTTGCCCTCGATGATGTCCAGCCTCAAGCCGCCAGCGACAACACCTCCAGTGCCAATGATCAGGCGGGCGAATTCCTCGCGATTCTGAAGGCAGAATTGCCAGACGATTTAGTGGAAATCGTTGAGGGCGTCCTGGCAGGCCAGACGCAACGAGAACTGGCCCAGACGCTTGGCATCGACGAACGAACCGTGCGTCGCCGCCTGTCGCGAGTGCGTAACCGGCTCGCCCCGGATACCACGATCACGAAGGACGCCGCACACGTGGCACGAAGCACGCCGACACTGCCGCGAGTTCAATACAACCAGTTTGTGCTCGGCAAACTGATCGGCAGCGGTGGTTTTGGAAAAATCTATCGTGCCAGCATGCAGTCCGACGGCCGCATCGTTGCCGTAAAATTTTTGCGGAAAGCGTTCTGGCAGAGCGAAGGTGCTCGCCGGTCGTTTTTGCGAGAGATCAATATCGCTTCGAAAATCACGCACCCCGGCGTCATTCGCTATCTCGGGTACGGTGAATCGCCCCATGGGGGACCGTATGTTATCAGCGAGTGGATCGAGGGGCATTCACTGCAAGATGTCGTCGATGCCGCACCGAAACGGATAGTTGATTTGCTGCTGCAGGTTTGTGAAGCGATCCAAGCCGTGCATCGCGCGGGCCTGGTCCACGGCGATCTGACTCCGACGAACGTTCTTGTCGATGCGGAAGATCGAGTCACGATTACCGACTTTGGTTTTTCACAAGCCTCATCGCGATCGGCGTCTGAAGGTTTCAGCGGGTCTCAAGTCCTTGGTGGAACGTTGGGGTTCGCTGCACCCGAGCAGATCGACCCCGCGTTCGGTTCCATTGGCCCCAAAACCGACATCTACGCCATCGGTGGGCTCCTCCACTGGCTTCTGCTCAAAAAGCCTCCCAACGCAGGTGAAAGTTTGCAGGAAGCTATGGCGGTTACACTTTGGGACCTCAAGTTAGGATCCTCTGCCATCAGCACGGTTCCGGAACCGTTTCGGCGTATCATGCTCAATACGCTTCGCACTTCACCCGCTGAGCGTCAGCTGAATCTTACTGATATTATTGGTGAACTGTCCGCAGCATCAAATGACGTCTAG
- a CDS encoding 4Fe-4S dicluster domain-containing protein: MAMVVTDPCIGCKDKACLPVCPVECFHSNEDEPMVYIDPDECIDCGACVSECPTEAIFHEDDVPDQWKSFIELNAVKSATCPSAHE, translated from the coding sequence ATGGCGATGGTGGTTACCGATCCCTGCATAGGGTGCAAAGACAAAGCATGCCTCCCGGTCTGCCCGGTCGAATGCTTTCACAGCAACGAAGACGAGCCGATGGTCTACATTGATCCGGACGAATGCATCGACTGCGGAGCCTGCGTGTCGGAGTGCCCGACGGAAGCAATCTTCCACGAAGACGATGTACCGGACCAATGGAAAAGCTTTATCGAACTAAATGCCGTAAAGTCAGCGACGTGTCCGTCTGCACACGAATGA
- a CDS encoding alpha/beta fold hydrolase, which produces MVTEPKSPLVLLSGLAADARIFTPQKVAFPQLNCPRWLVPERSESLNDYTRRLAATLDSEPCFIGGASFGGIVALHLAEHVDAKAVILIGSIISPSELPLYARCARPFRFLVPVIPIRLLQFLIRPLTIRIVRRHAPIVYGFASQFRDSDPVVFKWSLSRILDWSIAPNVSCPVFHLHGDRDWILPLRYTSADRIVAGGGHLLSLTHPDEVNSYIRQIVSQLTSPSAAADDSNEPGQDG; this is translated from the coding sequence ATGGTAACTGAACCGAAATCGCCGTTGGTCCTGCTATCAGGGCTTGCCGCGGACGCTCGAATCTTTACGCCGCAGAAGGTTGCTTTTCCGCAACTAAATTGCCCGCGTTGGTTGGTTCCAGAACGATCCGAGTCTCTAAACGACTACACCCGACGCTTAGCAGCAACACTCGACAGCGAGCCTTGCTTCATCGGTGGTGCGTCTTTTGGCGGCATCGTCGCCTTACATCTGGCGGAACATGTCGACGCCAAAGCCGTCATCCTGATCGGAAGCATTATATCGCCGTCAGAACTACCACTTTACGCCCGCTGTGCTCGACCGTTTCGTTTCCTGGTTCCCGTGATTCCGATCCGGCTTCTGCAGTTCCTCATTCGACCGCTCACGATCCGAATCGTGCGGCGACATGCACCGATTGTATATGGATTTGCCAGTCAATTTCGCGACTCAGACCCGGTAGTCTTCAAGTGGTCTTTGTCACGGATCTTGGATTGGTCAATCGCACCGAACGTTTCTTGCCCCGTCTTTCATCTGCATGGCGACCGCGACTGGATACTCCCGCTGCGATATACCTCCGCCGACAGAATTGTCGCGGGCGGCGGGCATCTGCTTTCGCTAACTCACCCAGACGAGGTGAACTCCTACATCCGGCAAATCGTTAGCCAGCTTACGTCACCATCGGCTGCTGCAGACGACAGCAACGAACCGGGACAGGATGGGTAG
- a CDS encoding NAD(P)-dependent alcohol dehydrogenase — protein sequence MPKPEVQASKILVRVHAAGLHIGDCFTVRGTPFVVRMETGWRRPKSGVPGYDFSGVVEAVGEGVTDFAVGDEVYGECPGSCAEFVLVAKDKLTAKPNGLSHVEAAAMPTSALAALHALRDVAKLQASESLLINGASGGIGTFAVQIAKAFGAEVTGVCSGNNASLVKSLGADHVVDYNAVDFTNSGNQYDCIFDNVENRNLSDIRRVLKPSGTLICNSGTGASGLAFWIRLLKPLVLSPFSKQRLCRYLSVPTRKDLEVLSEMVSDEKLRPVVSEVYRLDSVAKALQDLESGRTVGKRVVRVIEA from the coding sequence ATGCCCAAACCTGAGGTTCAGGCGTCCAAAATATTGGTGCGAGTGCACGCCGCCGGACTTCACATCGGCGATTGCTTCACGGTTCGTGGGACACCTTTTGTTGTACGAATGGAAACGGGTTGGCGCCGACCGAAAAGCGGGGTTCCTGGCTACGACTTTTCCGGCGTGGTCGAAGCGGTCGGCGAAGGTGTCACCGATTTCGCTGTGGGCGACGAAGTTTACGGCGAATGTCCTGGCAGCTGCGCCGAATTTGTTTTGGTGGCCAAAGACAAGCTGACTGCGAAACCTAATGGCTTGTCACACGTCGAAGCCGCCGCCATGCCCACGTCGGCACTAGCGGCGCTTCATGCTTTGCGCGATGTCGCCAAATTGCAGGCGAGCGAATCGTTGCTAATCAACGGAGCGTCGGGCGGCATTGGAACTTTTGCCGTTCAGATTGCCAAAGCGTTCGGCGCCGAAGTGACAGGAGTTTGCAGTGGGAACAATGCGTCACTGGTCAAGTCGCTTGGTGCCGACCATGTGGTCGACTACAACGCAGTCGATTTCACCAACTCCGGAAACCAATACGACTGTATCTTTGACAATGTAGAGAACCGCAATCTGTCAGATATCCGTCGCGTGCTAAAACCGTCCGGGACACTGATCTGCAATAGCGGAACCGGAGCGAGCGGATTGGCGTTCTGGATTCGTTTACTGAAACCGCTGGTTCTTTCGCCGTTCAGCAAGCAACGACTTTGCCGATATCTCTCGGTGCCAACGCGTAAAGACCTGGAAGTGCTTAGCGAAATGGTAAGCGATGAAAAGCTAAGGCCTGTCGTGTCGGAAGTCTACCGGCTCGACTCGGTCGCAAAAGCGTTGCAGGACCTGGAATCCGGACGCACCGTCGGCAAACGAGTCGTGAGGGTAATCGAAGCATAA
- a CDS encoding DVUA0089 family protein, whose amino-acid sequence MKRFIFAFACLTMLVTSAEQVQAGLMNFSFTGVFGQDDDVLLFDFSVGAPSTVTLKTLSYAGGTNSEGNIISAGGFDPILSLFNSSGNLIGTNDDGSFPDVGIDPVTSSDYDTFLSIPLAVGDYTVAVSQFDNFFTGGLGDHISLGFLHEGNPNFTFDEMYGSNPFFNDVNGDARTAEWAFDILNVDSASAPGTVPEPTSLAILGFGALVFVVGRDRRVNRNQSAKN is encoded by the coding sequence ATGAAACGATTTATATTTGCGTTTGCGTGTTTGACGATGCTTGTAACTTCGGCGGAGCAGGTGCAAGCTGGCTTGATGAATTTCTCATTTACTGGAGTCTTTGGACAAGACGATGACGTGTTACTTTTTGATTTTAGTGTCGGTGCACCGTCCACCGTTACCCTTAAAACACTATCCTATGCGGGGGGAACAAATTCAGAGGGGAACATCATCTCGGCAGGCGGATTCGACCCCATACTTTCGCTATTCAACTCAAGTGGAAACCTTATCGGAACAAACGACGACGGTTCATTCCCTGACGTTGGGATCGACCCCGTTACTAGCTCAGACTATGACACTTTCTTGTCGATACCATTGGCGGTTGGCGATTATACTGTAGCCGTCTCACAATTTGACAATTTCTTCACTGGCGGACTCGGGGACCATATTTCGTTAGGTTTTCTTCATGAGGGCAATCCCAACTTTACGTTCGATGAAATGTATGGCTCCAACCCATTTTTTAATGACGTCAACGGAGATGCCCGCACTGCTGAATGGGCTTTCGACATTCTGAATGTCGATTCGGCGTCGGCGCCGGGAACAGTCCCGGAACCAACCTCTCTCGCTATATTAGGATTTGGTGCATTGGTATTCGTTGTCGGGCGTGACCGCCGAGTAAACCGAAATCAATCTGCGAAGAACTAA
- a CDS encoding leucine-rich repeat domain-containing protein, giving the protein MDAAMIALTDRGVRFSFLGEPFRGREKIPNEDIVDIDFNKMEITDADVQPLLSLPNLDGISFWETGVTDRAIELIAQLPNLTRLNLCGTLVTDASVPTLIAMALNYIDVADTKLTPEGIKALRERLPNAEILSS; this is encoded by the coding sequence ATGGATGCTGCTATGATCGCTTTGACGGACCGAGGAGTTCGCTTCTCGTTCCTCGGTGAACCTTTTCGCGGCCGCGAGAAAATTCCGAACGAGGACATCGTCGATATCGACTTCAACAAAATGGAGATTACCGACGCAGACGTCCAGCCGCTGCTTTCGCTGCCAAATCTCGATGGGATCAGCTTCTGGGAAACCGGCGTTACCGATCGAGCGATCGAGCTGATTGCACAGCTGCCAAACCTCACGCGACTTAACTTGTGCGGAACGCTGGTGACCGACGCATCGGTTCCCACTCTCATCGCAATGGCCCTCAACTACATCGATGTCGCCGACACGAAGCTCACTCCAGAGGGAATAAAAGCACTGCGTGAACGCCTGCCCAATGCAGAGATCCTCTCTTCGTAA